A single genomic interval of Schistocerca americana isolate TAMUIC-IGC-003095 chromosome 2, iqSchAmer2.1, whole genome shotgun sequence harbors:
- the LOC124594875 gene encoding UDP-sugar transporter UST74c isoform X2 — MGLPNSETTEPTTALVRRIGSAVLYGACSFLITVVNKTVLTTYGFPSAQVLGLGQMAATVAVLIVARSINVLSFPPFDRGIFRKLWPLPLIYMGNVVFGLYGTKQLSLPMLTVLRRFSILMTMVGEFYLLGVRPTTAVQISVYTMILGAIIAASNDLAFSAEGYVSVLLNDFFTAANGVVVKQKLDAAELGKYGLMFYNSLFMLPPATVFAWATGELDRAIAFSDWDQPLFLVQFAASCVMGFVLTYSVMLCTMYNSALTTTVIGCLKNVCITYLGMVIGGDYIFSWLNFIGINVSVIGSLVYTWVTFRRKPRQEPKSNAAVTTVV; from the exons GTGGTAAACAAGACTGTATTGACAACTTATGGATTTCCTTCTGCTCAAGTTCTTGGTCTGGGTCAGATGGCTGCTACCGTAGCAGTACTCATTGTTGCACGGAGCATCAATGTGCTATCTTTCCCTCCATTTGATAGAGGCATCTTTCGTAAACTATGGCCACTGCCCCTAATTTACATGGGAAATGTTGTCTTTGGGCTCTATGGGACAAAACAACTTTCCTTGCCAATGCTTACA GTTCTGCGACGTTTTTCGATTCTGATGACAATGGTAGGTGAATTTTATTTGCTGGGTGTTAGACCAACTACAGCTGTCCAAATATCTGTTTATACAATGATCCTTGGTGCAATAATTGCTGCAAGCAATGATCTAGCCTTCAGTGCAGAAGGCTACGTATCAGTTTTGCTGAATGACTTCTTCACTGCAGCAAATGGTGTTGTTGTGAAACAAAAGCTGGATGCAGCAGAGCTTGGAAAGTATGGACTAATGTTTTATAATTCACTGTTCATGTTACCACCTGCCACTGTGTTTGCATGGGCCACAGGGGAACTGGACAGGGCCATTGCATTTTCTGATTGGGATCAGCCACTTTTTTTGGTGCAGTTTGCTGCCTCGTGTGTGATGGGCTTTGTGTTGACTTATTCTGTTATGCTTTGCACCATGTACAATTCAGCATTGACAACTACAGTTATAGGATGCCTCAAGAATGTGTGTATTACTTATCTAGGTATGGTGATTGGTGGAGACTATATATTTTCTTGGCTGAATTTCATAGGCATCAACGTCAGTGTTATTGGAAGTCTTGTGTACACCTGGGTGACATTTAGAAGAAAACCAAGACAAGAGCCAAAGTCAAATGCTGCTGTCACAACAGTTGTATGA